A stretch of the Schistocerca serialis cubense isolate TAMUIC-IGC-003099 chromosome 2, iqSchSeri2.2, whole genome shotgun sequence genome encodes the following:
- the LOC126455861 gene encoding uncharacterized protein LOC126455861: protein MGVCCTSEASSFRIISPELYAAWTVIGLAPTEGEAASETSSANTQCCQERKPVLRSAIWFLIIALITAVVSYFQEDWNVREWELATVAYMFQKWIGRAGMLLTYGTCATAGLQHLQSFMRALRFADKCLGKNERVNWKKTLGNIVVVTYYVVTSSILLVAQKDYRETYSGLSLVVVVFFKTMVTMQFVFLVLELWERFQSVNARIRELLPPLSVPELRAVLGHELGDVSPQADSGRLRQLREAYLVLMHAAETLQQHFGLPLALIIAGCVGGTTFFAYDVVSSGGKRHSPFEWSIMSGLWMVHHSLQLVAVSLACAATVDSAAYTGPLLLRASALCDWRGPELDAFMQLTLRGPRLQFSAAGLVVIDRRLLVSALAVVVTYLVILRQQ, encoded by the coding sequence ATGGGGGTGTGCTGTACGAGTGAGGCCTCAAGTTTTCGTATCATTTCTCCAGAGTTATATGCAGCTTGGACTGTGATTGGATTGGCACCAACAGAAGGAGAAGCAGCATCTGAAACCTCTTCTGCTAATACACAGTGCTGCCAAGAAAGGAAGCCTGTACTACGTTCGGCAATCTGGTTCTTGATTATTGCGCTCATTACAGCAGTGGTGAGCTACTTCCAGGAAGACTGGAACGTCCGTGAATGGGAACTCGCCACGGTAGCATATATGTTTCAGAAGTGGATCGGAAGAGCAGGTATGCTACTTACATATGGGACATGCGCCACAGCTGGACTACAGCACCTCCAATCTTTCATGAGAGCCTTGAGATTCGCAGACAAATGTCTAGGTAAAAACGAGAGAGTGAATTGGAAGAAAACTTTGGGTAATATCGTCGTCGTGACCTACTATGTAGTGACGAGCAGCATACTTTTGGTAGCACAAAAGGATTATCGCGAAACGTATTCGGGGTTGAGTCTCGTTGTCGTCGTCTTTTTCAAGACGATGGTAACGATGCAGTTCGTCTTTCTGGTTCTGGAACTGTGGGAGAGGTTCCAGAGTGTTAATGCCAGGATACGTGAGTTGCTGCCACCGCTCAGTGTGCCCGAGCTTCGTGCTGTGCTTGGGCATGAGCTGGGGGACGTGTCACCTCAGGCCGACTCTGGTAGACTGCGCCAGCTGAGGGAGGCGTACCTGGTGCTGATGCACGCGGCGGAGACCCTTCAGCAGCACTTTGGCCTGCCGCTGGCCCTGATCATCGCCGGCTGTGTGGGCGGCACCACCTTCTTCGCCTACGATGTGGTCAGCTCAGGAGGGAAGCGGCATTCGCCCTTCGAGTGGTCCATCATGTCCGGTCTGTGGATGGTCCATCACTCGCTGCAGCTGGTGGCGGTGTCACTGGCGTGCGCAGCGACTGTGGACTCGGCAGCCTACACTGGGCCACTGCTGCTCAGGGCGTCCGCCCTCTGCGATTGGCGCGGTCCAGAACTGGATGCCTTCATGCAGCTCACCCTGCGAGGACCGCGACTGCAGTTCTCGGCTGCTGGACTGGTCGTCATAGACAGGcgcctgttggtgtctgcactggcCGTAGTCGTCACGTACCTTGTCATCCTTCGGCAACAGTGA